A single genomic interval of Pseudorasbora parva isolate DD20220531a chromosome 21, ASM2467924v1, whole genome shotgun sequence harbors:
- the scd gene encoding acyl-CoA desaturase: MPDMDIKAQVWRPEQSVEDVFDHSYKEKEGPKPPVVIVWRNVILMTLLHTGALYGLLLIPSASVFTLIWTAVCFVYSALGITAGAHRLWSHRSYKASLPLRIFLAFANSMAFQNDIYEWSRDHRVHHKYSETDADPHNAVRGFFFAHIGWLLVRKHPDVIEKGRKLEITDLKADKVVMFQRKHYKPSVLLMCFFVPMAVPWFLWGESLWVAYFVPTVLRYTLVLNATWLVNSAAHMWGNRPYDSKINPRENRFVTFSAIGEGFHNYHHTFPFDYATSEFGWKLNLTTCFIDLMCFLKLASDPKRVSREAVLARVQRTGDGSHRSG; the protein is encoded by the exons ATGCCTGATATGGATATTAAAGCTCAAGTGTGGCGGCCGGAGCAGTCAGTGGAGGACGTGTTTGATCACTCGTATAAAGAGAAAGAAGGGCCCAAACCTCCCGTCGTCATAGTGTGGAGAAATGTCATCCTTATGACTCTACTGCACACCGGAGCTCTGTATGGACTCTTACTGATCCCATCTGCATCTGTGTTCACACTCATCTGGA CTGCGGTGTGTTTCGTGTACAGCGCTCTGGGCATCACCGCCGGCGCTCACCGGCTCTGGAGTCACCGCTCATATAAAGCTTCTTTACCTCTCCGCATCTTCCTCGCCTTCGCCAACTCCATGGCCTTCCAG AATGACATCTACGAGTGGTCACGTGATCATCGCGTCCATCACAAGTATTCGGAGACGGACGCCGACCCTCATAACGCAGTGCGTGGGTTTTTCTTCGCTCACATTGGCTGGCTGTTGGTCCGCAAACACCCAGATGTCATCGAGAAGGGACGCAAGCTGGAGATCACGGACCTGAAGGCCGATAAGGTGGTCATGTTTCAGAGGAA GCACTACAAGCCGTCTGTGCTGCTGATGTGCTTCTTCGTGCCGATGGCTGTGCCTTGGTTTCTATGGGGCGAGTCACTTTGGGTGGCCTATTTCGTGCCGACCGTCCTCAGATACACACTTGTGTTAAACGCCACCTGGCTGGTCAACAGCGCCGCACACATGTGGGGCAACCGGCCCTACGACAGCAAAATCAACCCCAGAGAAAACCGCTTCGTCACCTTCAGCGCCATAG GTGAAGGCTTCCATAATTACCACCACACGTTCCCCTTCGACTACGCCACCAGCGAGTTCGGCTGGAAGCTCAACCTGACCACCTGCTTCATCGACCTCATGTGCTTCCTAAAGCTGGCCAGCGACCCGAAGCGCGTTTCCCGAGAGGCCGTTCTGGCCCGAGTCCAGCGCACCGGAGACGGAAGCCACAGGAGCGGCTAA